The following coding sequences lie in one Streptomyces venezuelae genomic window:
- a CDS encoding ATP-dependent Clp protease ATP-binding subunit: MFERFTDRARRVVVLAQEEARMLNHNYIGTEHILLGLIHEGEGVAAKALESLGISLEAVRQQVEEIIGQGQQAPSGHIPFTPRAKKVLELSLREALQLGHNYIGTEHILLGLIREGEGVAAQVLVKLGADLNRVRQQVIQLLSGYQGKETATAGGPAEGTPSTSLVLDQFGRNLTQAARESKLDPVIGREKEIERVMQVLSRRTKNNPVLIGEPGVGKTAVVEGLAQAIVKGEVPETLKDKHLYTLDLGALVAGSRYRGDFEERLKKVLKEIRTRGDIILFIDELHTLVGAGAAEGAIDAASILKPMLARGELQTIGATTLDEYRKHLEKDAALERRFQPIQVAEPSLPHTIEILKGLRDRYEAHHRVSITDEALVQAATLADRYISDRFLPDKAIDLIDEAGSRMRIRRMTAPPDLREFDEKIAGVRRDKESAIDSQDFEKAASLRDKEKQLLAAKAKREKEWKAGDMDVVAEVDGELIAEVLATATGIPVFKLTEEESSRLLRMEDELHKRVIGQKDAVKALSKAIRRTRAGLKDPKRPGGSFIFAGPSGVGKTELSKALAEFLFGDEDALISLDMSEFSEKHTVSRLFGSPPGYVGYEEGGQLTEKVRRKPFSVVLFDEVEKAHPDIFNSLLQILEDGRLTDSQGRVVDFKNTVIIMTTNLGTRDISKGFNLGFAAQGDTKSNYERMKNKVSDELKQHFRPEFLNRVDDVVVFPQLSQDDILQIVDLMITKVDERLKDRDMGIELSQSAKELLSKKGYDPVLGARPLRRTIQREVEDTLSEKILFGELRPGHIVVVDTEGEGETATFTFRGEEKAALPDVPPIESAAGGGAGPNLSKDA; encoded by the coding sequence TTGTCGTCCTGGCTCAGGAAGAAGCCCGGATGCTCAACCACAACTACATCGGCACCGAGCACATCCTCCTGGGCTTGATCCACGAGGGCGAGGGTGTCGCCGCTAAGGCCCTGGAGAGCCTCGGGATTTCGCTCGAGGCGGTCCGCCAGCAGGTGGAGGAGATCATCGGGCAGGGCCAGCAGGCTCCGTCCGGCCACATTCCCTTCACCCCCCGTGCCAAGAAGGTCCTGGAGCTCTCGCTCCGCGAGGCCCTTCAGCTGGGCCACAACTACATCGGCACGGAGCACATCCTGCTCGGCCTGATCCGTGAGGGCGAGGGCGTCGCCGCCCAGGTCCTGGTCAAGCTGGGCGCCGATCTCAACCGGGTGCGGCAGCAGGTCATCCAGCTGCTCTCCGGCTACCAGGGCAAGGAGACCGCCACCGCCGGCGGTCCTGCCGAGGGCACGCCCTCCACGTCCCTGGTCCTCGACCAGTTCGGCCGGAACCTCACCCAGGCCGCTCGTGAGTCCAAGCTCGACCCGGTCATCGGGCGCGAGAAGGAGATCGAGCGGGTCATGCAGGTGCTGTCCCGCCGTACGAAGAACAACCCGGTCCTGATCGGTGAGCCCGGCGTCGGCAAGACCGCCGTCGTCGAGGGCCTTGCCCAGGCCATCGTCAAGGGCGAGGTGCCCGAGACCCTCAAGGACAAGCACCTCTACACCCTGGACCTCGGCGCGCTGGTCGCGGGCTCCCGCTACCGCGGTGACTTCGAGGAGCGCCTGAAGAAGGTCCTCAAGGAGATCCGCACCCGCGGCGACATCATCCTGTTCATCGACGAGCTCCACACCCTGGTGGGTGCGGGTGCCGCCGAGGGCGCGATCGACGCCGCCAGCATCCTGAAGCCGATGCTGGCCCGCGGTGAGCTGCAGACCATCGGTGCGACGACGCTCGACGAGTACCGCAAGCACCTGGAGAAGGACGCCGCGCTGGAGCGCCGCTTCCAGCCCATCCAGGTCGCGGAGCCGTCGCTGCCGCACACCATCGAGATCCTCAAGGGCCTCCGCGACCGGTACGAGGCGCACCACCGCGTCTCCATCACGGACGAGGCCCTGGTCCAGGCCGCCACGCTGGCCGACCGGTACATCTCGGACCGCTTCCTGCCGGACAAGGCGATCGACCTGATCGACGAGGCCGGTTCCCGGATGCGCATCCGCCGGATGACCGCGCCGCCGGACCTCCGCGAGTTCGACGAGAAGATCGCGGGCGTCCGCCGCGACAAGGAGTCCGCGATCGACTCGCAGGACTTCGAGAAGGCCGCCTCTCTGCGCGACAAGGAGAAGCAGCTCCTGGCCGCCAAGGCCAAGCGGGAGAAGGAGTGGAAGGCCGGCGACATGGACGTCGTCGCCGAGGTCGACGGCGAGCTGATCGCCGAGGTCCTGGCCACGGCGACCGGCATTCCGGTCTTCAAGCTCACGGAGGAGGAGTCCTCCCGCCTGCTGCGCATGGAGGACGAGCTCCACAAGCGCGTCATCGGCCAGAAGGACGCCGTCAAGGCGCTCTCGAAGGCGATCCGGCGTACGCGTGCGGGTCTGAAGGACCCGAAGCGTCCCGGTGGCTCGTTCATCTTCGCCGGCCCGTCCGGTGTCGGTAAGACCGAGCTGTCCAAGGCGCTCGCCGAGTTCCTCTTCGGCGACGAGGACGCGCTGATCTCCCTCGACATGTCGGAGTTCAGCGAGAAGCACACGGTCTCGCGTCTCTTCGGTTCGCCCCCCGGCTACGTGGGCTACGAAGAGGGCGGTCAGCTGACCGAGAAGGTCCGCCGCAAGCCGTTCTCCGTCGTCCTGTTCGACGAGGTCGAGAAGGCCCACCCGGACATCTTCAACTCGCTCCTGCAGATCCTGGAGGACGGTCGCCTGACCGACTCCCAGGGCCGCGTCGTGGACTTCAAGAACACGGTCATCATCATGACGACCAACCTTGGAACCCGTGACATCTCGAAGGGCTTCAACCTGGGCTTCGCGGCCCAGGGCGACACGAAGTCCAACTACGAGCGGATGAAGAACAAGGTCAGCGACGAGCTGAAGCAGCACTTCCGCCCGGAGTTCCTGAACCGCGTGGACGACGTCGTCGTCTTCCCGCAGCTCAGCCAGGACGACATCCTCCAGATCGTCGACCTGATGATCACCAAGGTGGACGAGCGCCTGAAGGACCGGGACATGGGCATCGAGCTCTCCCAGTCCGCGAAGGAGCTCCTCTCGAAGAAGGGCTACGACCCGGTGCTCGGCGCGCGTCCGCTGCGACGCACGATCCAGCGCGAGGTCGAGGACACCCTCTCCGAGAAGATCCTCTTCGGCGAGCTGCGTCCCGGCCACATCGTGGTCGTCGACACGGAGGGCGAGGGCGAGACCGCCACGTTCACCTTCCGCGGCGAGGAGAAGGCGGCGCTGCCCGACGTGCCGCCGATCGAGTCGGCCGCCGGTGGCGGCGCGGGCCCGAACCTGAGCAAGGACGCGTGA
- a CDS encoding NACHT domain-containing protein yields the protein MEPVVRTPSARTMPLVQRFFRTPSRPPTTPDLIAALTTWRGPDATTDPDHVHRTAADFIQLAAERHTAPTTELPAVADVLTRTLLAIGELDLTDADAVRLGPQDYARRLRGAVQGADRGLSPDAAWFHDELLVAVCLHVLHHFVRRSPYIQRHMPERASRVRQLVDLNDAEVAAAARRNEPSREDAEFEVAYAQEVVRQHGWLTIVGVDFANAPDRWPLEDTYLSLQAEESSGGPATDAVGGQQRTVLLADRALEGHERVLLRGVAGSGKTTLVQWLAVDAARDGARVPFVLPVRRFAREGFPAPDDFLHAIRHPLADQAPEGWVVRTLLAGRALLLVDGIDEAPEETRGALRDQLRRLLRIFSGTACLVTSRPSAVEDGWLSQERLAEEGFTELSLAPMSRDQVTHFIRDWHTAAMGDEQCREQRDRDALKEYEQRLLHSVRIYRELRRLATNPLMCGLICALNRDRSGSLPKGRKELYDAALEMLLQRRDPERDVLYADDVRLQQGARELLLRKLAHAMLDEGLSELPRHRVIDVLNGALPAIPSARTAGDGEKIFRHLLHRTGLLREQAGVSVDFIHRTFQDYLAAKEIVARGRLNTLVDHAHQPEWEEVIRMSAAHARPDECAAFLERLLAAAPGLRRPHVNHRRLMAAACLEHVSELDPAVQELVHRRTKNLLRPTTEQGARSLGWVGPIVLEQLPDPEQVPGDQQALLLAITATRVQEDAAIDYLSRLRGRSSLAIRTELARPWRHFDTERYAREIIAHLDPAGLYFPVSDAAELAALRGLGGRPRIQVAGVMRTDELLAGLLPERLTHLWINAELPDPDMAWLARFPGLRVLRVNPRLPRVRNVPEGVTITA from the coding sequence ATGGAGCCCGTAGTACGCACCCCTTCGGCCCGCACCATGCCCCTCGTACAACGGTTCTTCCGCACCCCCTCCCGACCCCCCACCACCCCCGACCTGATCGCCGCCCTCACCACCTGGCGCGGTCCCGACGCCACCACCGACCCGGACCACGTCCACCGCACCGCCGCCGACTTCATCCAGCTCGCCGCCGAACGGCACACCGCACCAACGACCGAACTGCCCGCCGTCGCAGACGTGCTGACCCGCACCCTCCTGGCCATCGGCGAGCTCGACCTCACCGACGCCGACGCCGTGCGCCTCGGCCCGCAGGACTACGCGCGGCGGCTGCGCGGCGCCGTGCAGGGTGCGGACCGCGGGCTGAGCCCCGACGCCGCCTGGTTCCACGACGAACTGCTCGTCGCCGTCTGTCTGCACGTACTGCACCACTTCGTGCGCCGCTCCCCGTACATCCAGCGCCACATGCCCGAGCGCGCCAGCCGCGTCCGGCAGCTCGTCGATCTCAACGACGCCGAGGTGGCGGCCGCCGCCCGGCGCAACGAACCGTCCCGCGAAGACGCCGAGTTCGAAGTCGCGTACGCGCAAGAAGTCGTGCGGCAGCACGGGTGGCTGACCATCGTGGGCGTCGACTTCGCCAATGCGCCCGACCGGTGGCCCCTGGAGGACACGTATCTCAGCCTCCAGGCGGAGGAGAGCAGCGGCGGGCCCGCCACGGACGCCGTCGGCGGGCAGCAGCGCACCGTGCTGCTCGCCGACCGGGCCCTGGAAGGGCACGAGCGGGTGCTGCTGCGCGGTGTCGCGGGCTCCGGGAAGACGACGCTCGTGCAGTGGCTGGCCGTGGACGCGGCCCGGGACGGCGCCCGCGTGCCGTTCGTCCTGCCCGTACGCCGCTTCGCGCGGGAGGGCTTTCCCGCACCCGATGACTTCCTGCACGCCATCCGCCATCCCCTGGCCGACCAGGCGCCCGAAGGGTGGGTCGTACGGACCCTTCTCGCCGGCCGCGCCCTGCTCCTCGTCGACGGGATCGACGAGGCGCCCGAGGAGACCCGCGGCGCCCTGCGCGACCAGCTCCGGCGGCTCCTGCGCATCTTCTCCGGCACCGCCTGCCTGGTCACCTCGCGGCCCTCCGCCGTCGAGGACGGCTGGCTCTCGCAGGAACGCCTCGCCGAGGAGGGGTTCACGGAGCTGTCGCTCGCCCCCATGTCCCGTGATCAGGTCACCCACTTCATCCGCGACTGGCACACCGCGGCCATGGGCGACGAGCAGTGCAGGGAGCAGCGGGACCGGGACGCCCTCAAGGAGTACGAGCAGCGGCTGCTGCACTCCGTACGCATCTATCGCGAGCTGCGGCGGCTCGCCACCAACCCCCTGATGTGCGGCCTCATATGCGCCCTCAACCGGGATCGCTCCGGTTCTCTGCCCAAAGGGCGCAAGGAGCTCTACGACGCCGCCCTGGAGATGCTGCTCCAGCGCCGCGACCCCGAAAGGGACGTGCTGTACGCCGATGACGTACGGCTCCAGCAGGGCGCCCGGGAGCTGCTTCTGCGCAAGCTCGCCCACGCCATGCTCGACGAGGGACTGTCGGAGCTGCCCCGGCACCGCGTCATCGACGTCCTGAACGGCGCCCTGCCCGCCATCCCGTCCGCCCGTACCGCGGGCGACGGCGAGAAGATCTTCCGGCATCTGCTGCACCGCACCGGGTTGCTGCGCGAGCAGGCGGGCGTCTCCGTCGACTTCATCCACCGCACGTTCCAGGACTATCTGGCCGCTAAGGAGATCGTGGCGCGCGGCCGCCTCAACACCCTCGTCGACCACGCCCACCAGCCGGAGTGGGAGGAGGTCATCCGGATGTCCGCCGCCCACGCTCGTCCTGACGAGTGCGCGGCCTTCCTGGAGCGCCTGCTCGCCGCCGCCCCCGGCCTGCGCAGGCCGCACGTCAACCACCGGCGGCTGATGGCCGCGGCCTGCCTGGAACACGTCAGCGAGCTCGACCCGGCCGTCCAGGAACTCGTCCACCGCCGCACGAAGAACCTGCTGCGGCCCACGACCGAACAGGGTGCCCGCAGCCTCGGCTGGGTCGGACCCATCGTCCTGGAGCAGCTGCCCGACCCCGAGCAGGTGCCCGGCGACCAGCAGGCGCTGCTCCTCGCCATCACGGCGACCCGCGTCCAGGAGGACGCGGCGATCGACTACCTCTCCCGGCTGCGCGGCCGCTCCTCCCTCGCCATCCGCACCGAGCTGGCCCGCCCCTGGCGGCACTTCGACACCGAGCGGTACGCGCGGGAGATCATCGCCCACCTCGATCCGGCGGGCCTGTACTTCCCGGTGTCCGACGCGGCCGAGCTGGCCGCCCTGCGCGGTCTCGGCGGACGGCCCCGCATCCAGGTGGCCGGCGTCATGCGCACCGACGAACTCCTCGCGGGCCTCCTCCCCGAGCGGCTCACCCACCTGTGGATCAACGCGGAGCTGCCCGACCCGGACATGGCGTGGCTGGCCCGCTTCCCCGGCCTGCGCGTCCTGCGCGTCAACCCGCGCCTGCCGCGCGTACGGAACGTACCGGAGGGCGTGACGATCACGGCGTAA
- a CDS encoding NACHT domain-containing protein, whose translation MVDPSALGARLASSAVAPLVKKLFVKDQPGAALVTKPVRISGLVSFKGEKRDVTPKDVEKIADELVRRALKAAGPGELPVDATEAVAVRSALAHALSALGTLTIEDYEAVALGPDEFARTLRSQSAVAVATFALSRDAELFLDRLLHTASLHILNFFTQRSTYIARQQTHQSQQLAQLVKAVDVLLERLPSQSAEDAAFEAQYASYIASHHGTLTIYGLDVYAGTSEWPLDTAYLSLEATRDRPGEGATQVAAEQVLAQHDHVLLRGVAGSGKTTLVQWLAVTAADRTYEHGLTHLIGRVPFVLPMRRIVRPGSELPIPADFLSAVGCLVAGGQPPGWVDRVLRAGRGVLLVDGLDEISEDRRESAKRWLRDLTRTFPGNLWLITTRPSAVPDRWLDTTGFAELTLSPMTRDDVETFVRRWHRAAGADEVIGTALLEAVRGASELNRLATNPLMCGMLCALHRERRGFLPQDRKSLYEAALTMLLERRDVERDVRATTRLPFATQVQLLQKLAWWLIRNSRAEMDRSEAVHILGEAAPAMNLDGSGEEVYGWLLLRSGLLREPADGRVHFLHRTFQDYLGARLAVQELDFDLLLNNADRTEWEDVILLAVAHARPREAERMLQRLVGSGTARGKLLAAAAASYAAELAPAVRQGVEEGVRSLIPPRTRQDAYALAEAGGDLVLSLLPGPEEVRDELAYLVPLVAATIGSTPALHFLSRFRDHHDPQVQLVLASSWPAFDRHLYLREIIAHLSLSPPVFVHGREDLLALRSIGGWPDIHVVGAYRVEDLTELIVPEQLLCLSLDAPHPVEGFAWLSAFPRLTDLLVATAVDADTARQVPSGVRLNSPPATAT comes from the coding sequence ATGGTCGACCCCAGCGCACTCGGCGCCCGGCTCGCGTCCAGCGCGGTCGCGCCTCTCGTGAAGAAGCTCTTCGTGAAGGACCAGCCGGGCGCCGCGCTGGTCACCAAGCCGGTGCGGATCTCCGGGCTCGTCTCGTTCAAGGGCGAGAAGCGGGACGTCACCCCGAAGGACGTCGAGAAGATCGCCGACGAACTCGTCCGCAGGGCGCTCAAGGCCGCCGGACCCGGCGAACTCCCCGTCGACGCCACCGAAGCCGTCGCGGTCAGGTCCGCCCTCGCCCACGCACTCAGCGCACTCGGCACCCTCACCATCGAGGACTACGAAGCCGTCGCCCTCGGCCCCGACGAGTTCGCGCGGACCCTGCGCTCGCAGTCGGCCGTGGCCGTCGCGACCTTCGCGCTCAGCCGCGACGCCGAACTGTTCCTCGACCGGCTGCTGCACACCGCGTCCCTGCACATCCTGAACTTCTTCACGCAGCGCTCCACGTACATAGCCCGGCAGCAGACACACCAGAGCCAACAGCTCGCACAGCTGGTCAAAGCCGTCGACGTACTCCTCGAACGGCTCCCGTCACAGTCGGCCGAGGACGCCGCGTTCGAAGCGCAGTACGCGTCGTACATCGCCTCGCACCACGGCACCCTCACCATCTACGGCCTCGACGTCTACGCCGGCACCAGCGAGTGGCCCCTCGACACGGCCTACCTCAGCCTGGAGGCGACCAGGGACCGCCCCGGCGAGGGCGCCACGCAGGTCGCCGCCGAACAAGTCCTCGCCCAGCACGACCACGTGCTGCTGCGCGGAGTCGCCGGATCCGGCAAGACGACGCTCGTGCAGTGGCTCGCCGTGACGGCGGCCGACCGGACGTACGAACACGGGCTGACCCACCTCATCGGGCGCGTGCCGTTCGTGCTGCCGATGCGGCGGATCGTACGGCCGGGCTCGGAGCTCCCCATTCCGGCCGACTTCCTGTCCGCTGTCGGATGCCTGGTCGCCGGAGGGCAGCCGCCCGGGTGGGTGGACCGCGTACTGCGGGCGGGGCGCGGTGTCCTCCTCGTGGACGGGCTCGACGAGATCTCCGAGGACCGGCGCGAGTCGGCGAAACGGTGGCTGCGCGATCTGACGCGGACCTTCCCCGGCAACCTGTGGCTCATCACCACCCGCCCCTCCGCCGTCCCGGACCGCTGGCTGGACACCACCGGCTTCGCCGAGCTCACGCTGTCGCCGATGACCCGCGACGACGTCGAGACGTTCGTACGTCGCTGGCACCGTGCGGCAGGCGCCGATGAGGTCATCGGGACTGCTCTCCTGGAGGCCGTGCGGGGCGCCTCCGAGCTGAACCGGCTCGCCACCAACCCGCTGATGTGCGGCATGCTCTGCGCCCTCCACCGCGAGCGGCGCGGGTTCCTGCCGCAGGACAGGAAGTCCCTGTACGAGGCCGCCCTGACGATGCTGCTCGAACGCAGGGACGTCGAGCGGGACGTCAGGGCCACGACACGGCTGCCGTTCGCCACGCAGGTGCAGCTCCTGCAGAAGCTCGCCTGGTGGCTGATCCGCAACAGCCGCGCGGAGATGGACCGTTCGGAGGCAGTACACATCCTCGGGGAGGCCGCCCCCGCGATGAACCTCGACGGCAGCGGCGAGGAGGTGTACGGCTGGCTGCTGCTGCGGTCGGGGCTGCTGCGAGAACCGGCTGACGGACGCGTGCACTTCCTGCACCGCACGTTCCAGGACTACTTGGGCGCCCGTCTGGCCGTACAGGAGCTGGACTTCGACCTGCTCCTGAACAACGCGGACCGGACGGAGTGGGAGGACGTCATCCTGCTCGCGGTCGCGCACGCGCGGCCCAGGGAGGCCGAGCGGATGCTTCAGCGGTTGGTGGGGAGCGGGACGGCGCGGGGGAAGCTGCTCGCGGCGGCTGCGGCCTCGTACGCGGCGGAGCTGGCGCCGGCGGTGCGGCAGGGCGTGGAGGAGGGCGTACGGTCGCTGATTCCGCCGCGGACGAGGCAGGACGCGTACGCGCTGGCGGAGGCGGGCGGCGATCTGGTGCTTTCGCTGTTGCCCGGCCCCGAGGAAGTCCGCGACGAGCTCGCATACCTGGTGCCGCTGGTGGCCGCCACGATCGGCAGCACTCCGGCGCTGCATTTCCTGAGCCGCTTTCGCGACCATCACGATCCGCAGGTCCAGCTGGTTCTGGCCTCGTCCTGGCCGGCTTTCGACCGCCACCTCTATCTGCGGGAGATCATCGCGCACCTGTCTCTCAGCCCCCCGGTCTTCGTACACGGACGGGAGGACCTTCTCGCCCTGCGCTCCATCGGCGGCTGGCCGGACATCCATGTCGTCGGCGCCTACCGCGTAGAGGACCTCACTGAACTCATCGTGCCCGAACAGCTCCTCTGTCTATCGCTGGACGCACCCCACCCCGTCGAAGGGTTCGCCTGGCTCTCGGCCTTCCCACGCCTCACGGACCTGCTCGTGGCCACAGCAGTGGATGCGGACACAGCCCGACAGGTCCCGTCCGGCGTACGTCTCAACAGCCCGCCCGCAACGGCCACTTGA
- a CDS encoding DUF397 domain-containing protein: MSTLTWQKSSFSEGAGANCVYLAAAPDGTVHLHESDHPATILTTTPVALANLMRTLTARTTTATGTDRPR, from the coding sequence ATGAGCACTCTCACCTGGCAGAAGTCCTCCTTCAGCGAGGGAGCAGGCGCCAACTGCGTCTACCTCGCCGCCGCCCCCGACGGCACTGTCCACCTCCACGAAAGCGACCACCCCGCCACGATCCTGACCACCACCCCAGTAGCTCTGGCCAACCTCATGCGCACACTCACCGCCCGCACAACCACGGCAACCGGCACCGACCGACCGCGGTGA
- a CDS encoding DUF397 domain-containing protein yields the protein MTELIWQKSSFSDGAGVNCLYVAASHNAETVHLRESDAPATTLTTHPATFAALIRTLTTTSRPLQGAPK from the coding sequence ATGACTGAACTCATCTGGCAGAAGTCTTCCTTCAGCGACGGGGCAGGCGTCAATTGCCTCTACGTCGCGGCGAGCCACAATGCCGAAACAGTCCACCTCCGGGAGAGCGACGCCCCCGCCACAACCCTCACCACCCACCCCGCTACGTTCGCCGCACTCATACGAACCCTCACCACCACTTCTCGCCCCCTCCAGGGAGCCCCGAAATGA
- a CDS encoding helix-turn-helix domain-containing protein, whose amino-acid sequence MALRQHITERQRRLGVELRKLRENAGLNLIEAAALIGVGRPHMTHIEAARTGISTERIHTLATRYGCTSGTYIDELVRLSESNGKGWWSEYRKELPQQLLDLAELEDRATSIASYETLLIPGLLQTESYMRTLFQNARPSARPAEIDTLVRFRLARQRILTGEHPPHLHAVIHEAALRMVVGNPQVMRNQLAHLIRSSNNPHVTIQVLSFDQGTQAWRSAPFLLLSPGVPGLETVFVEHPAAGMTLHDSEAISQYRATIAALGASALAPIVNESTPDRLEDRDSLGLVQHIHYAHSGARR is encoded by the coding sequence TTGGCACTGCGGCAGCACATCACCGAGCGCCAGCGACGACTCGGCGTCGAGCTCCGAAAGTTGCGCGAGAACGCGGGGCTCAACCTCATCGAGGCGGCCGCGTTGATCGGCGTGGGACGACCCCACATGACGCACATCGAGGCGGCCAGAACCGGCATCTCAACGGAACGCATCCACACCCTTGCAACCCGGTACGGGTGCACTAGTGGTACCTACATCGACGAACTGGTGCGCCTGTCGGAAAGCAACGGCAAGGGGTGGTGGTCCGAGTACCGCAAGGAGCTGCCCCAGCAGCTGCTCGATCTTGCCGAGTTGGAGGACCGGGCGACCAGCATCGCGAGTTACGAGACGCTGCTCATCCCCGGCCTGCTCCAGACCGAGTCGTACATGCGCACGCTCTTCCAGAACGCTCGGCCCAGCGCCAGGCCCGCCGAGATCGACACGTTGGTGCGCTTCCGCCTCGCGCGCCAGCGCATCCTCACCGGCGAACACCCGCCCCACCTCCACGCCGTCATCCACGAGGCGGCCCTACGCATGGTCGTCGGCAACCCTCAGGTCATGCGCAACCAACTGGCGCACCTGATCCGTAGCTCCAACAACCCCCACGTCACCATCCAGGTCCTATCGTTCGACCAGGGGACACAGGCCTGGCGCAGCGCCCCGTTCCTCCTCCTCTCCCCGGGAGTGCCGGGACTGGAAACCGTCTTCGTCGAGCACCCCGCCGCCGGCATGACCCTGCACGACAGTGAAGCGATCTCCCAGTACCGAGCGACCATCGCCGCTCTGGGCGCCAGCGCACTGGCGCCCATCGTGAACGAGAGCACACCGGACCGCCTCGAAGACCGAGACTCCCTGGGTCTCGTCCAGCACATCCACTACGCCCACAGCGGAGCCCGACGATGA
- a CDS encoding ATP-binding protein: MGVPPHDLTSDRQDTYTLFTPGNAHSAKICRDFVQRTLETLGLGHLGDTAALCTSELVTNVHQHTKSDVHLRAAVATTHVRIAVYDDGDQLPTPRRPDAEEEGGRGLFLVTALSDVCGVTPVSAGKGVWFQLNR, encoded by the coding sequence ATGGGCGTACCCCCGCATGACCTCACGTCGGACAGACAAGACACCTACACCCTGTTCACCCCCGGCAACGCCCACTCCGCCAAGATCTGCCGTGACTTCGTCCAGCGCACCTTGGAAACCCTCGGCCTCGGCCACCTCGGGGACACCGCCGCCCTCTGCACCTCAGAACTCGTGACCAACGTGCACCAGCACACGAAGAGCGACGTCCACCTGAGAGCCGCCGTCGCCACCACCCACGTACGCATCGCCGTGTACGACGACGGCGACCAACTGCCCACGCCCCGCAGGCCCGACGCGGAGGAAGAGGGCGGTCGGGGGCTCTTCCTCGTGACCGCGCTGTCGGACGTGTGCGGGGTGACGCCCGTGAGCGCGGGCAAAGGCGTGTGGTTTCAGCTCAATCGGTGA